DNA sequence from the Candidatus Atribacteria bacterium genome:
AGGAACAAAGATCGGAGGTAAAATCCGTAAAATCCTTCTTGACCAAAAAAATGGTGACATGGACTATAAAACCGAAATGCTATTGTTCTTAGCTTCCCGAGCAGAAAATGTCAGATTGATCATATTGCCTGCCTTGGAGGAGGGAAAGGTAGTAATATCTGATCGTTTTTATGATTCTACTACCGCTTATCAAGGGTACGGAAGAGGCATAGATTTAAAAATTACCCAAAATCTAAATAAATTGGTTGTGGGAAAAGCTATTCCTGACCTAACTTTTTTCTTGGATATTGACCCTCATGAAGGATTACGAAGGTCTTCATCTTTCGGTAATTCTCGCGAAATGCGATTTGAAGAAGAATTTATTAAGAAAAAAATTATCGGAGGAAAAT
Encoded proteins:
- the tmk gene encoding dTMP kinase — its product is AFCLINKLKRIKKHIMRNGLFITFEGLEGCGKTTQAKMLFDFLISQKIPAIYTKEPGGTKIGGKIRKILLDQKNGDMDYKTEMLLFLASRAENVRLIILPALEEGKVVISDRFYDSTTAYQGYGRGIDLKITQNLNKLVVGKAIPDLTFFLDIDPHEGLRRSSSFGNSREMRFEEEFIKKKIIGGKLFLERVRQGYCQLSYEETARIKIINANRSKEDIFEEIKKIVEKKLRISTKQCLGKKL